A single Candidatus Thalassolituus haligoni DNA region contains:
- a CDS encoding DNA-binding protein produces MARAGVTYHDIAKAAEAVKTQGQEPTVDRVREHLGTGSKSTIAPLLKRWRSDNGEAAAVSGLPNDLVEVVKSLHERVQQMADHRIEQARREFEALNEELRNELTQANNAIAQLTARQQDLENQAERLSKEKSEQSQSLEDVRVSLANAESQRDEALTRANDLKESVSELKQENRDIRDHFEHYQQRTAEDRQQEREQFHLVSRGLKDQIQDLQLRLSQADSKASELVDANEWLQRHTHELEQANAIQKGTLDRQVADIQKLEHQLNDASAKSREQQHKSEQLVDNIAALTSQKADVDKQVAVLSQAFETTKADLIASQNRVEVLSDEYKLILQEKAVIQGQFKQLQESLSR; encoded by the coding sequence ATGGCCCGCGCCGGAGTCACGTACCACGATATCGCCAAAGCCGCTGAAGCCGTTAAAACGCAAGGCCAGGAGCCCACGGTAGATCGGGTACGGGAGCATCTGGGCACCGGCAGCAAAAGCACCATCGCACCACTGCTCAAGCGTTGGCGGTCGGACAACGGGGAAGCAGCCGCTGTCAGTGGACTGCCGAACGACCTCGTCGAAGTGGTAAAGTCCCTGCATGAGCGGGTACAGCAGATGGCGGATCATCGTATCGAACAAGCCCGCCGGGAATTTGAGGCATTAAATGAAGAACTCCGCAATGAGTTGACCCAAGCCAACAATGCCATCGCGCAACTTACTGCCCGACAACAGGACCTAGAGAACCAGGCAGAACGGCTGAGCAAAGAAAAAAGCGAGCAAAGTCAGTCCCTGGAAGACGTGCGTGTCAGCCTGGCAAATGCCGAGTCCCAACGGGACGAAGCTCTTACGCGAGCCAACGACTTGAAGGAGAGTGTCAGTGAACTCAAGCAAGAAAACCGGGATATCCGAGATCATTTCGAACATTACCAGCAGCGCACTGCCGAAGATCGCCAGCAGGAGCGCGAACAGTTCCACTTGGTAAGCCGCGGCCTGAAAGACCAGATTCAAGACCTGCAACTGCGACTATCACAGGCTGATTCAAAAGCGTCCGAGCTGGTTGACGCCAATGAGTGGTTACAACGACACACCCATGAACTCGAACAAGCCAATGCGATACAAAAAGGCACTCTGGATAGACAAGTGGCCGATATCCAGAAATTAGAGCATCAACTTAACGACGCCTCGGCAAAAAGCCGGGAGCAGCAGCATAAAAGCGAACAATTGGTGGATAATATTGCCGCACTCACCAGCCAGAAAGCAGACGTCGATAAGCAAGTGGCCGTACTATCTCAAGCGTTCGAGACCACTAAAGCCGATCTGATAGCCTCTCAGAATAGAGTGGAAGTTCTGTCCGATGAGTACAAGTTGATTCTTCAGGAAAAAGCGGTGATTCAGGGGCAGTTTAAGCAGCTTCAGGAGTCACTATCGCGATAA
- a CDS encoding tyrosine-type recombinase/integrase, with translation MSTVSSPIPFIDNLNYLSSPLTDARQVMLRQPELREIEGCFDDLVHSFEFLVSFNGSTATFNSYRREIERLLQWTFMVRQCSLGELRRADIEDYIGFCQSPPPGWIGTSQAARFGNSQEGRMPNDKWRPFVIQPDKSSLSGERPDVFALSQKSLQSLFAVLSSYFNYLIQEDYLQTNPVALIRQKSKYLQRHAYAEPIRRISNLQWDYIRETVDLLARENPKEHERSLFIMLCLFGMYLRISELVADERSSPMMGDFQCDPDGNWWLRVVGKGNKARMVTVSDDMLDALIRYRKHLGLSRLPLPGEQTPLVPKLKGRGAVTSTRQIRYLVQFCFDTAFARMKQEGLEDEAQELRVATVHWLRHTGISEDVRTRPKEHVKEDAGHASMATTDRYINTQMRERHASARNKKLKPEY, from the coding sequence ATGTCTACTGTTTCGTCCCCAATCCCCTTCATCGACAATCTGAATTATCTCAGTAGCCCGCTGACTGATGCTCGGCAGGTTATGTTGCGCCAGCCAGAGCTAAGAGAGATTGAAGGCTGTTTTGATGATCTGGTGCATTCGTTTGAATTCCTGGTCAGCTTTAATGGCTCAACAGCCACCTTTAATAGCTACCGCCGTGAAATTGAGCGCTTGCTGCAATGGACGTTCATGGTACGCCAATGTTCTCTCGGCGAGCTAAGACGGGCAGATATAGAAGATTACATCGGCTTCTGTCAGTCTCCCCCTCCTGGCTGGATCGGCACCAGTCAGGCGGCACGTTTTGGTAACAGTCAGGAAGGACGTATGCCTAATGACAAATGGCGTCCCTTTGTGATTCAGCCAGACAAGTCTTCGTTGTCAGGAGAGCGCCCGGATGTATTTGCGTTATCACAAAAAAGCCTCCAGTCGCTATTTGCCGTACTGTCCAGTTACTTCAATTACCTGATTCAGGAAGATTATCTCCAAACCAATCCGGTTGCCCTGATACGACAAAAAAGCAAATACCTTCAACGCCACGCCTACGCTGAACCCATTCGACGAATCTCCAATTTGCAATGGGACTACATTCGGGAAACCGTTGATTTGCTGGCACGAGAAAACCCGAAAGAGCACGAGCGCTCGCTATTTATCATGCTTTGCCTGTTTGGTATGTACCTGAGAATTTCAGAACTGGTTGCGGATGAACGCTCCTCGCCGATGATGGGAGACTTTCAGTGCGATCCGGATGGCAACTGGTGGTTGCGGGTTGTCGGTAAGGGCAACAAGGCCCGCATGGTCACTGTATCGGACGATATGCTGGATGCGCTGATTCGTTACAGAAAGCATCTTGGCTTGAGCCGCCTTCCACTTCCGGGCGAGCAGACACCTCTGGTGCCAAAACTGAAGGGGCGCGGCGCGGTCACCAGTACACGACAAATCCGCTATCTGGTGCAATTCTGCTTTGATACGGCGTTTGCGCGAATGAAGCAGGAGGGACTGGAAGATGAAGCGCAGGAGTTGCGGGTCGCCACGGTTCACTGGCTCAGGCACACCGGCATCTCAGAAGATGTTCGAACCCGTCCGAAAGAGCATGTCAAGGAAGATGCGGGGCACGCCAGTATGGCAACGACGGATCGTTACATTAATACGCAAATGCGCGAGCGCCATGCCAGCGCCCGCAATAAAAAGCTGAAGCCCGAGTATTAA
- the phbB gene encoding acetoacetyl-CoA reductase — translation MSKRVALVTGGTGGIGTAICKQLHDDGYQVVAGYYAGGKHEKAQAWQAKLSSEGYDIALGFGNITSWESCEACIDNIRKDFGTVDILINNGGITRDTTLKKMTPDMWHDVIATNLTSVFYMTRLVINDMLEKKWGRIINISSVNAEKGQFGQANYSAAKAGMHGFTKAVAQEVAAKGITVNTVSPGYIATSMIMDVPEEVRNQILKGIPVGRFGKPEEIANVISFLAGENSGFVTGSNISANGGQHMS, via the coding sequence ATGTCAAAACGTGTTGCATTAGTCACCGGTGGAACCGGCGGCATCGGTACTGCCATCTGTAAGCAATTGCACGATGATGGCTATCAGGTTGTGGCGGGCTACTATGCAGGAGGCAAGCACGAGAAAGCGCAGGCGTGGCAAGCAAAACTAAGCAGCGAGGGTTATGACATCGCTCTTGGCTTTGGCAATATTACCAGCTGGGAATCATGTGAAGCCTGTATCGACAATATTCGCAAGGACTTTGGAACCGTCGATATCCTGATTAATAATGGTGGTATCACACGTGATACAACCCTGAAGAAAATGACTCCAGATATGTGGCACGATGTGATTGCCACCAATCTGACGTCTGTCTTTTATATGACGCGTCTGGTAATCAACGATATGCTGGAGAAGAAGTGGGGTCGTATCATTAATATTTCTTCTGTTAATGCAGAGAAGGGGCAGTTTGGCCAGGCCAACTACTCAGCCGCAAAAGCGGGTATGCATGGCTTTACCAAGGCGGTGGCCCAAGAGGTTGCTGCCAAGGGCATTACCGTGAATACCGTATCGCCTGGCTATATTGCTACCAGTATGATTATGGACGTGCCTGAAGAAGTCCGTAATCAGATCCTGAAAGGCATTCCTGTGGGTCGTTTCGGCAAGCCTGAAGAAATTGCAAATGTAATCAGCTTCCTTGCTGGCGAGAATTCTGGTTTTGTAACCGGTAGCAATATCTCCGCCAATGGCGGGCAGCATATGTCCTGA